A genomic window from Quercus lobata isolate SW786 chromosome 10, ValleyOak3.0 Primary Assembly, whole genome shotgun sequence includes:
- the LOC115963467 gene encoding protein LEO1 homolog isoform X1: MGTEKRHQMMQNLFGDQSEEEEEIDSEHESNPPPNYASDEAEGGLEPEGEIEVEGPGEAEVESEGELVEVEPDPGESEGERDQSSQEVEVGDQRDEIGGKETDSDEKEDYGQRVVTSKRRDVIESGSERSEENHYPDNDEEEVDQGRSQSGSPGEGKDQTHVSNSAVRDVFGESDDEEEAPEYAAHNDIEQDLINPMEEEGTYGKSPRPEDLVPDEDARYESEEENIESRIKEKPVGPPLELEIPLRPPPARPERMNMIKVSNIMGIDQKPFDPKTFVEEDIFVTDESGSKKRIRLENNIVRWRTVRNPDGTTSRESNTRFVRWSDGSLQLLIGNEVLDISVQDGQHDQSHLFLRHGKGILQSQGRILKKMRFMPSSLSSNSHRLLTALVDSRHKKVYKVKNCITDIDPEREKEEKEKAESQNIRANVLLNRKREKVNRKYTPNVDRRRQLSPGFLEDALDEDDETDYYDSRRSRRRFEEDLEVEARAEKRILNAKKSQGPKDIPRKSSLPTAKSSRRPVDFSDSEREESEYESDGEEDERSPPRKRAEEPVQEYEEEEEEEEHDEQEAEVNEASEEEEEEEAEEPKQKGREFGGSLKRKGIESDEDSPPRKTTSHRRMAVVYDSDEE; the protein is encoded by the exons atggggaCCGAGAAGCGGCACCAGATGATGCAGAACCTGTTCGGCGATCAAtcggaggaggaggaagagattGATTCCGAGCACGAGTCTAATCCTCCTCCCAATTACGCCTCT GATGAAGCAGAGGGTGGGCTGGAGCCTGAAGGCGAAATTGAAGTGGAGGGGCCTGGGGAGGCTGAAGTAGAGAGTGAAGGTGAGTTGGTTGAAGTAGAACCTGATCCGGGGGAAAGCGAGGGTGAAAGAGATCAGAGTTCTCAAGAAGTAGAAGTCGGTGATCAAAGAGATGAAATTGGAGGAAAAGAGACTGACAGTGATGAAAAGGAAGATTATGGTCAAAGAGTGGTAACAAGCAAGAGACGCGATGTGATTGAAAGTGGATCCGAGAGATCCGAGGAAAACCATTATCCTGACAATGACGAAGAGGAAGTTGATCAGGGTAGAAGTCAAAG TGGATCGCCTGGGGAAGGAAAAGATCAGACCCATGTTTCAAATTCAGCCGTTCGTGATGTTTTTGGTGAgtctgatgatgaagaagaagctcCTGAGTATGCAGCTCACAATGACATTGAGCAAGATTTAATT AACCCTATGGAAGAGGAAGGGACCTACGGAAAGAGTCCAAGACCAGAGGATTTAGTGCCTGATGAAGATGCTCGTTATGAGTCAGAAGAGGAAAACATTGAGTCTAGAATTAAAGAGAAGCCTGTTGGTCCACCATTGGAGCTAGAGATTCCATTACGTCCACCTCCAGCTCGTCCAGAGAGG ATGAACATGATTAAAGTTTCTAATATAATGGGCATTGACCAAAAACCATTTGATCCTAAAACATTTGTGGAAGAGGATATTTTTGTGACAGATGAATCTGGATCTAAGAAACGTATACGCTTAGAGAACAATATTGTGCGCTGGAGGACTGTTAGAAATCCAGATGGCACAACATCT CGTGAAAGCAATACACGCTTTGTGAGATGGTCAGACGGCAGTTTGCAGTTATTAATTGGGAATGAAGTTCTTGACATATCCGTGCAAGATGGACAACATGATCAATCACATCTTTTTCTTAGACACGGAAAG GGAATTCTCCAATCTCAAGGAAGGATTTTAAAAAAGATGAGGTTTATGCCGTCATCTTTGTCATCAAATTCTCATAGACTGCTGACTGCTCTTGTTGACTCAAGGCATAAAAAGGTTTATAAGGTTAAGAACTGCATCACTGACATTGATCCTGAGAgggaaaaagaggaaaaagaaaag GCTGAAAGTCAAAACATCAGAGCTAATGTACTTCTTAATCGGAAGAGGGAAAAAGTGAACCGGAAATATACCCCAAATGTAGACAGGAGGCGCCAACTTTCTCCTGGGTTCTTGGAGGATGCTCTTGATGAG GATGATGAGACGGATTATTATGATTCAAGACGTTCTCGCCGCCGCTTTGAGGAAGATTTGGAAGTTGAAGCTCGAGCTGAGAAACGCATTCTAAATGCTAAAAAG TCACAGGGACCAAAAGACATCCCTCGCAAGTCATCTCTGCCAACTGCTAAATCTTCTCGACGCCCAGTGGATTTCTCTGACAGTGAACGAGAGGAGTCTGAGTATGAAAGTGATGGGGAGGAAGACGAGAGGTCTCCCCCACGTAAAAGAGCTGAGGAGCCGGTGCAAGAgtatgaagaagaggaagaagaggaagaacatGATGAACAAGAGGCAGAAGTGAATGAAGCAtcggaggaggaagaggaggaggaagctGAG GAGCCAAAACAGAAGGGTAGGGAGTTTGGAGGCAGTCTCAAGCGCAAGGGGATTGAGTCAGATGAGGACTCTCCTCCAAGAAAGACTACATCCCATCGCCGAATGGCAGTTGTTTATGATAGTGATGAGGAATGA
- the LOC115963467 gene encoding protein LEO1 homolog isoform X2 encodes MGTEKRHQMMQNLFGDQSEEEEEIDSEHESNPPPNYASDEAEGGLEPEGEIEVEGPGEAEVESEGELVEVEPDPGESEGERDQSSQEVEVGDQRDEIGGKETDSDEKEDYGQRVVTSKRRDVIESGSERSEENHYPDNDEEEVDQGRSQSGSPGEGKDQTHVSNSAVRDVFGESDDEEEAPEYAAHNDIEQDLINPMEEEGTYGKSPRPEDLVPDEDARYESEEENIESRIKEKPVGPPLELEIPLRPPPARPERMNMIKVSNIMGIDQKPFDPKTFVEEDIFVTDESGSKKRIRLENNIVRWRTVRNPDGTTSRESNTRFVRWSDGSLQLLIGNEVLDISVQDGQHDQSHLFLRHGKGILQSQGRILKKMRFMPSSLSSNSHRLLTALVDSRHKKVYKVKNCITDIDPEREKEEKEKAESQNIRANVLLNRKREKVNRKYTPNVDRRRQLSPGFLEDALDEDDETDYYDSRRSRRRFEEDLEVEARAEKRILNAKKGPKDIPRKSSLPTAKSSRRPVDFSDSEREESEYESDGEEDERSPPRKRAEEPVQEYEEEEEEEEHDEQEAEVNEASEEEEEEEAEEPKQKGREFGGSLKRKGIESDEDSPPRKTTSHRRMAVVYDSDEE; translated from the exons atggggaCCGAGAAGCGGCACCAGATGATGCAGAACCTGTTCGGCGATCAAtcggaggaggaggaagagattGATTCCGAGCACGAGTCTAATCCTCCTCCCAATTACGCCTCT GATGAAGCAGAGGGTGGGCTGGAGCCTGAAGGCGAAATTGAAGTGGAGGGGCCTGGGGAGGCTGAAGTAGAGAGTGAAGGTGAGTTGGTTGAAGTAGAACCTGATCCGGGGGAAAGCGAGGGTGAAAGAGATCAGAGTTCTCAAGAAGTAGAAGTCGGTGATCAAAGAGATGAAATTGGAGGAAAAGAGACTGACAGTGATGAAAAGGAAGATTATGGTCAAAGAGTGGTAACAAGCAAGAGACGCGATGTGATTGAAAGTGGATCCGAGAGATCCGAGGAAAACCATTATCCTGACAATGACGAAGAGGAAGTTGATCAGGGTAGAAGTCAAAG TGGATCGCCTGGGGAAGGAAAAGATCAGACCCATGTTTCAAATTCAGCCGTTCGTGATGTTTTTGGTGAgtctgatgatgaagaagaagctcCTGAGTATGCAGCTCACAATGACATTGAGCAAGATTTAATT AACCCTATGGAAGAGGAAGGGACCTACGGAAAGAGTCCAAGACCAGAGGATTTAGTGCCTGATGAAGATGCTCGTTATGAGTCAGAAGAGGAAAACATTGAGTCTAGAATTAAAGAGAAGCCTGTTGGTCCACCATTGGAGCTAGAGATTCCATTACGTCCACCTCCAGCTCGTCCAGAGAGG ATGAACATGATTAAAGTTTCTAATATAATGGGCATTGACCAAAAACCATTTGATCCTAAAACATTTGTGGAAGAGGATATTTTTGTGACAGATGAATCTGGATCTAAGAAACGTATACGCTTAGAGAACAATATTGTGCGCTGGAGGACTGTTAGAAATCCAGATGGCACAACATCT CGTGAAAGCAATACACGCTTTGTGAGATGGTCAGACGGCAGTTTGCAGTTATTAATTGGGAATGAAGTTCTTGACATATCCGTGCAAGATGGACAACATGATCAATCACATCTTTTTCTTAGACACGGAAAG GGAATTCTCCAATCTCAAGGAAGGATTTTAAAAAAGATGAGGTTTATGCCGTCATCTTTGTCATCAAATTCTCATAGACTGCTGACTGCTCTTGTTGACTCAAGGCATAAAAAGGTTTATAAGGTTAAGAACTGCATCACTGACATTGATCCTGAGAgggaaaaagaggaaaaagaaaag GCTGAAAGTCAAAACATCAGAGCTAATGTACTTCTTAATCGGAAGAGGGAAAAAGTGAACCGGAAATATACCCCAAATGTAGACAGGAGGCGCCAACTTTCTCCTGGGTTCTTGGAGGATGCTCTTGATGAG GATGATGAGACGGATTATTATGATTCAAGACGTTCTCGCCGCCGCTTTGAGGAAGATTTGGAAGTTGAAGCTCGAGCTGAGAAACGCATTCTAAATGCTAAAAAG GGACCAAAAGACATCCCTCGCAAGTCATCTCTGCCAACTGCTAAATCTTCTCGACGCCCAGTGGATTTCTCTGACAGTGAACGAGAGGAGTCTGAGTATGAAAGTGATGGGGAGGAAGACGAGAGGTCTCCCCCACGTAAAAGAGCTGAGGAGCCGGTGCAAGAgtatgaagaagaggaagaagaggaagaacatGATGAACAAGAGGCAGAAGTGAATGAAGCAtcggaggaggaagaggaggaggaagctGAG GAGCCAAAACAGAAGGGTAGGGAGTTTGGAGGCAGTCTCAAGCGCAAGGGGATTGAGTCAGATGAGGACTCTCCTCCAAGAAAGACTACATCCCATCGCCGAATGGCAGTTGTTTATGATAGTGATGAGGAATGA